A DNA window from Anastrepha ludens isolate Willacy chromosome 6, idAnaLude1.1, whole genome shotgun sequence contains the following coding sequences:
- the LOC128866540 gene encoding probable nuclear hormone receptor HR3, whose amino-acid sequence MYTQRMFDMWSSVTCKLEAHANNLGQSNVQSPGHNNSSGSIKAQIEIIPCKVCGDKSSGVHYGVITCEGCKGFFRRSQSSVVNYQCPRNKQCVVDRVNRNRCQYCRLQKCLKLGMSRDAVKFGRMSKKQREKVEEEVKFHKAQLQAHSDAAPDSSVFDTQTPSSSDQLHHNYNGYGYSSNEVSYGSPYGYSTSVTPQQTMAYDISADYVDSTTYEPRGTIMDPDFVSHADGDINDVLIKTLAEAHANTSTKLEAVHDMFRKSQDISRILYYKNLGQEELWLDCAEKLTQMIQNIIEFAKLIPGFMRLSQDDQILLLKTGSFELAIVRMSRLLDLSQNAVLYGDVMLPQEAFYTSDSDEMRLVSRIFQTAKSIAELKLTETELALYQSLVLLWPERNGVRGNTEIQRLFNLSMNAIRQELEANHAPLKGDVTVLDTLLNNIPNFRDISIMHMEALSKFKQQHPNVVFPALYKELFSIDSPQDLT is encoded by the exons CTCAAATTGAAATAATTCCATGCAAAGTCTGTGGTGACAAGTCATCTGGCGTACACTATGGCGTTATAACTTGTGAAGGctgtaaaggtttttttcgccGATCACAAAGTTCAGTGGTGAATTATCAATGCCCTCGCAATAAACAATGTGTTGTCGACCGTGTTAATCGTAATCGGTGCCAATACTGTAGACTGCAAAAGTGCCTAAAATTGGGAATGAGTCGTGATG CTGTAAAATTCGGTAGGATGTCGAAGAAACAGCGTGAGAAAGTGGAAGAAGAGGTGAAGTTTCATAAGGCGCAGCTGCAAGCACATAGTGACGCGGCGCCGGATAGTTCAGTTTTTGATACGCAAACACCATCGAGTAGCGATCAACTGCATCATAATTACAATGG CTATGGCTACTCAAGCAATGAAGTGAGCTATGGCAGTCCCTACGGCTACTCGACATCGGTGACACCGCAACAGACGATGGCCTACGATATATCAGCGGATTACGTCGACAGTACCACGTACGAGCCGCGTGGCACGATAATGGATCCGGACTTCGTCAGTCATG CTGATGGCGACATCAATGATGTTCTTATAAAAACCTTAGCCGAGGCACATGCAAACACAAGCACCAAACTCGAAGCCGTACACGATATGTTTCGGAAGTCTCAG GATATTTCGAGGATACTTTACTACAAGAATCTGGGTCAAGAGGAGCTGTGGCTAGACTGCGCTGAAAAGCTAACACAAATGATACAAAATATAATCGAATTTGCGAAACTGATACCCGGATTTATGCGATTAAGTCAGGATGATCAG ATTCTGCTACTGAAAACTGGATCATTCGAATTGGCCATCGTGCGTATGTCACGATTGCTCGATCTCTCACAGAATGCGGTACTTTATGGTGACGTAATGCTGCCGCAGGAAGCATTCTACACATCCGATTCGGACGAGATGCGTCTGGTATCGCGAATCTTTCAAACGGCTAAATCGATAGCTGAACTGAAACTGACTGAAACAGAGTTGGCGCTGTATCAAAGTTTAGTGCTACTCTGGCCAG AGCGAAATGGGGTGCGCGGTAATACAGAAATCCAGAGGCTTTTCAATTTAAGCATGAATGCAATAAGACAGGAGCTTGAAGCGAACCATGCGCCCTTAAAGGGCGATGTGACTGTTTTAGATACATTGTTAAACAATATACCGAATTTCCG CGATATCTCCATTATGCACATGGAAGCACTGAGCAAATTCAAGCAACAACATCCGAATGTCGTCTTTCCGGCGTTATACAAAGAACTGTTTTCAATAGATTCGCCGCAGGATCTCACATAA